The following coding sequences lie in one Alicyclobacillus curvatus genomic window:
- a CDS encoding Rrf2 family transcriptional regulator, with translation MHSEFAIAVHSLVVLAYTPDRLRTSDNIANSIIIHPVRVRKVLAELRKHGYIQSKEGAKGGFYLSRDPASIRLDELYTVFAGDSLVPKWPEVNPACPVGGHIEEAMQTIFENVEQGVKERFQQFTIADVLNRILQKA, from the coding sequence ATGCACAGCGAGTTTGCTATCGCAGTTCACAGTTTGGTTGTCTTAGCTTATACACCGGATCGACTCAGGACGAGCGATAACATCGCGAACAGCATTATCATTCACCCGGTTCGGGTTCGTAAAGTTTTAGCTGAGCTTCGAAAACATGGTTACATTCAGTCAAAGGAGGGAGCCAAGGGCGGATTTTATTTGTCGCGAGACCCTGCGTCGATACGTCTGGATGAGTTATATACCGTCTTCGCGGGCGACTCCCTTGTGCCAAAGTGGCCAGAGGTCAATCCCGCGTGCCCCGTAGGTGGCCATATCGAAGAGGCGATGCAGACCATTTTCGAAAACGTGGAGCAAGGAGTTAAGGAGCGTTTTCAGCAGTTCACGATAGCGGATGTGTTGAACCGGATTCTACAAAAGGCATGA